The Alphaproteobacteria bacterium LSUCC0719 genome includes the window GACCTGAATTCTGGCGGGTGAATTCCAGCTGACTTCCTGATAGCGCCAGCTGTCGGCGGCGATCTCAGCCCCGAACCAGAACAGCGCCAGGATCCCGGGGAAGAAGAAAAACAGATACAGCACGAAATCAATCCGCGCCTGCCAGACAACAGGGAATAATCTGTAGAGAACATCGCCGCGAACATGCGCATCCTGCGCCAGCGCATAGGGCCCCGCCATCAGGAACAGCGCGCCATACATCTGGATCATCATGTCGAATGCCCAGACCGTGGGGGCATTCAGCACATACCGCATGAACACTTCATAGGACACCGACAATGTCAGGACCAGGATGCACCATCCAAAGGCGCGACCGACCCAGACACTCAGGCTTTCGATGGCATAGACCAGTTTCGTCAGCATGCGAGCCTCTGTATCAAGAAAAGCGCTGGAGGCGCGGGATGCGCCTCCAGCCTAATAGATCAGGCGCAATGCCTTACCCGAAATAGTGCTTGTAGGCCAGCTTGTAGTCAGGCTGGTTCAGGTTCAGGTAGTTCATGACATCCTTGGCGTAGGCCTTCTGCGAAGCCACAACCTTGGCAAAGAACGGGTCTTCGGCCGAAATCCGGTCGATGACGACGTCCCATGCCTTCAGCTGCTCCTGCATCACCGAATCAGGCGTACGGTGAACGCGCACGCCGCTTTCTTCCTGCAGCTTCACCAGGTCTTCGGCATAACGCGCGGTGTTGTTCCAGTAGAAGTTCGAGCTTTCGGCTTCCGACGCATGGCGCAGAATGGCCTGATGCTCAGCCGGGAGCGAATCGAACTTCCCTTTGTTGAAGGTCACCTCGAAGAATTCCTGCGACTGGTGGAAGGACGCAAGGTGATAGTCCTTGGAGACGTCCTGCATACCAAAGTCGCGGTCGGAAGTCGGGTTGTTGTACTCGGCCGCGTCGATCAGACCCGACTTCATCGCCGGCTGAATCTCACCACCGGGAAGCTGCACAACGGACATGCCCATTTCGAGAAGGACGTCGGCAGCCAGACCAACGGTCCGGTACTTCAGGCCTACCATCTGCGAGGCATCGGTGATCTGCTCCTTGAACCAGCCCAGCGGCTGTGCCGGCATCGGGCTGTTGAAGAAGGAGATGACGTTCAGGCCGAGGCTCTGCATCAACTCGTTGAACAGCTCCATGCCGCCGCCATAATGGCACCAGCCGAGAACTTCCTGCGAGGACCAGCCAAAACACGGGCCGGTGCCGAACAGCGATGCTGTCTTCGACTTTGAATACCAGTAGGCAGGAACATAATGTGCAGCGTCAAGCACGCCGCGGTGTACAGCGTCCTGCATCTGGCTTGTCTTCACGACCGAGTTCACGGCCAGAAGATCAATCTTCAGATCCTTGCCGGCCATGGCGTGGACACGGTCCACATAGGCCTTTGCGTTTTCTAGGAAAATACCGCCACCCCAGGCAGCCTGCATTTTCAGCGTTGTGCCTTCGTTTTTGGCGATAGCAGGAGCGGCTGGGCCCTCCTCCTTCTTTGGCGGTGACTGTAGCACCGAAGCACCGATGGCACCAACGGCAGC containing:
- a CDS encoding TRAP transporter small permease subunit codes for the protein MTKLVYAIESLSVWVGRAFGWCILVLTLSVSYEVFMRYVLNAPTVWAFDMMIQMYGALFLMAGPYALAQDAHVRGDVLYRLFPVVWQARIDFVLYLFFFFPGILALFWFGAEIAADSWRYQEVSWNSPARIQVYFFKTLIPVAGFLLILQGFAELVRCWRAMQTGVWMERLDDVKETEDALMEQA
- a CDS encoding TRAP transporter substrate-binding protein produces the protein MTNTTDRRKFLVGGAIAGAAVGAIGASVLQSPPKKEEGPAAPAIAKNEGTTLKMQAAWGGGIFLENAKAYVDRVHAMAGKDLKIDLLAVNSVVKTSQMQDAVHRGVLDAAHYVPAYWYSKSKTASLFGTGPCFGWSSQEVLGWCHYGGGMELFNELMQSLGLNVISFFNSPMPAQPLGWFKEQITDASQMVGLKYRTVGLAADVLLEMGMSVVQLPGGEIQPAMKSGLIDAAEYNNPTSDRDFGMQDVSKDYHLASFHQSQEFFEVTFNKGKFDSLPAEHQAILRHASEAESSNFYWNNTARYAEDLVKLQEESGVRVHRTPDSVMQEQLKAWDVVIDRISAEDPFFAKVVASQKAYAKDVMNYLNLNQPDYKLAYKHYFG